A section of the Alligator mississippiensis isolate rAllMis1 chromosome 8, rAllMis1, whole genome shotgun sequence genome encodes:
- the PORCN gene encoding protein-serine O-palmitoleoyltransferase porcupine isoform X3, producing MHGARLHPATWERGYHEAAAHWLGTMEGPGSAQEFFGQLVGGCLMPTVWQGLEQLGGLVLLCAASRLLWHLPVGRGWKHAGTAASGFVALQGFFGLHVVWLVLLSLLCYLVLALARRGPRPCHGPCLATATLVYLLLGEMHMVDTVTWHKMRGAQMIVAMKAVSLAFDLDRGEIPALPSPLEFMGYIYFVGTVVFGPWLPFRSYTRAVDGPGLSLAWLWKVTWSFLLSLLCLLVSTCIAPYLFSYFVPLYGYHLLKSSRKKHKARSLAMRWLRAYESAVSFHFSNYFVAFLSEATATLAGTGFSEHKDHLAWDLTVSRPLEVELPRSMVEVVINWNQPMSRWLHTCEAALTLGTFPAILVTYVASALLHGLSFHLAAVLLSLGFITYVEHVLRKRLSVLLDACILSKPCPRACSHQHRKALWVQALNLLFGALAVFHLAYLGCLFDMDANDAIEEQGYGMAYTIAKWSELSWASHWVTFACWVLYRLIN from the exons ATGCACGGAGCCAGGCTCCACCCCGCTACTTGGGAGCGTGGCTATCATGAAGCCGCTGCCCACTGGCTTG ggaCGATGGAGGGGCCCGGCTCTGCCCAGGAGTTCTTTGGGCAGCTGGTGGGGGGCTGCCTGATGCCcacagtctggcaggggctggagcagctggggggacTCGTCCTACTCTGTGCTGCCTCTCGCCTCCTCTGGCACCTCC cgGTGGGGCGGGGATGGAAGCATGCTGGGACAGCAGCCAGCGGTTTTGTGGCGCTCCAGGGCTTCTTTGGGTTGCATGTGGTGTGGCTGGTGCTTCTGAGCCTGCTCTGCtacctggtgctggccctggcccggCGGGGCCCCCGTCCCTGCCATGGACCCTGCCTGGCCACCGCCACCCTCGTCTACCTGCTGCTGGG tgaGATGCACATGGTGGACACTGTCACCTGGCACAAGATGAGAG GGGCACAGATGATCGTGGCTATGAAAGCAGTGTCTCTGGCCTTCGACCTGGACCGCGGAGAGATCCCAGCACTACCATCACCCCTTGAATTCATGGGGTACATCTATTTTGTGGGCACCGTGGTCTTCGGGCCCTGGCTGCCCTTCCGTAGCTACACCCGTGCCGTGGATGGGCCGGGGCTG agcctggcctggctgtggAAGGTGACCTGGagcttcctcctttccctcctctgcctcctggTCTCCACCTGCATTGCCCCTTATCTCTTCTCCTACTTCGTGCCCCTCTACGGCTACCACCTGCTCAAGAG cagcaggaagaagcacaAAGCCAG GAGCCTGGCTATGAG GTGGCTGCGAGCCTATGAGAGTGCTGTGTCCTTCCACTTCAGCAACTACTTCGTGGCCTTCCTGTCTGAGGCCACAGCCACCCTCGCTGGCACTGGCTTTTCCGAGCACAAGGACCACTTGGCCTG GGACCTGACGGTGTCGCGCCCGCTGGAGGTGGAGCTGCCACGCTCAATGGTTGAAGTCGTAATAAACTGGAACCAGCCTATGTCTCGCTGGCTGCACACCTGTGAG GCAGCTCTGACCCTTGGCACCTTCCCGGCCATCCTGGTGACCTATGTAGCCAGCGCCCTCCTTCAt GGCCTGAGTTTCCACCTGGCAGCCGTTCTGCTCAGCCTGGGCTTCATAACCTATGTGGAGCATG TCCTACGGAAGCGTCTGTCTGTCCTCCTTGATGCCTGCATCCTGTCCAAGCCCTGCCCCCGTGCCTGCAGCCACCAGCACCGCAAG gcaCTATGGGTACAGGCACTGAACCTGCTCTTTGGTGCTCTAGCTGTCTTCCACTTGGCCTACTTAGGCTGCCTCTTCGATATGGATGCCAATGATGCCATAGAGGAGCAG GGTTATGGGATGGCCTACACCATCGCCAAGTGGTCAGAGTTAAGCTGGGCCAGCCACTGGGTCACCTTTGCCTGCTGGGTCCTGTACCGCCTCATCAACTGA
- the PORCN gene encoding protein-serine O-palmitoleoyltransferase porcupine isoform X1 has protein sequence MHGARLHPATWERGYHEAAAHWLGTMEGPGSAQEFFGQLVGGCLMPTVWQGLEQLGGLVLLCAASRLLWHLPVGRGWKHAGTAASGFVALQGFFGLHVVWLVLLSLLCYLVLALARRGPRPCHGPCLATATLVYLLLGEMHMVDTVTWHKMRGAQMIVAMKAVSLAFDLDRGEIPALPSPLEFMGYIYFVGTVVFGPWLPFRSYTRAVDGPGLSLAWLWKVTWSFLLSLLCLLVSTCIAPYLFSYFVPLYGYHLLKSSRKKHKARSLAMRWLRAYESAVSFHFSNYFVAFLSEATATLAGTGFSEHKDHLAWDLTVSRPLEVELPRSMVEVVINWNQPMSRWLHTYVFQAALTLGTFPAILVTYVASALLHGLSFHLAAVLLSLGFITYVEHVLRKRLSVLLDACILSKPCPRACSHQHRKALWVQALNLLFGALAVFHLAYLGCLFDMDANDAIEEQGYGMAYTIAKWSELSWASHWVTFACWVLYRLIN, from the exons ATGCACGGAGCCAGGCTCCACCCCGCTACTTGGGAGCGTGGCTATCATGAAGCCGCTGCCCACTGGCTTG ggaCGATGGAGGGGCCCGGCTCTGCCCAGGAGTTCTTTGGGCAGCTGGTGGGGGGCTGCCTGATGCCcacagtctggcaggggctggagcagctggggggacTCGTCCTACTCTGTGCTGCCTCTCGCCTCCTCTGGCACCTCC cgGTGGGGCGGGGATGGAAGCATGCTGGGACAGCAGCCAGCGGTTTTGTGGCGCTCCAGGGCTTCTTTGGGTTGCATGTGGTGTGGCTGGTGCTTCTGAGCCTGCTCTGCtacctggtgctggccctggcccggCGGGGCCCCCGTCCCTGCCATGGACCCTGCCTGGCCACCGCCACCCTCGTCTACCTGCTGCTGGG tgaGATGCACATGGTGGACACTGTCACCTGGCACAAGATGAGAG GGGCACAGATGATCGTGGCTATGAAAGCAGTGTCTCTGGCCTTCGACCTGGACCGCGGAGAGATCCCAGCACTACCATCACCCCTTGAATTCATGGGGTACATCTATTTTGTGGGCACCGTGGTCTTCGGGCCCTGGCTGCCCTTCCGTAGCTACACCCGTGCCGTGGATGGGCCGGGGCTG agcctggcctggctgtggAAGGTGACCTGGagcttcctcctttccctcctctgcctcctggTCTCCACCTGCATTGCCCCTTATCTCTTCTCCTACTTCGTGCCCCTCTACGGCTACCACCTGCTCAAGAG cagcaggaagaagcacaAAGCCAG GAGCCTGGCTATGAG GTGGCTGCGAGCCTATGAGAGTGCTGTGTCCTTCCACTTCAGCAACTACTTCGTGGCCTTCCTGTCTGAGGCCACAGCCACCCTCGCTGGCACTGGCTTTTCCGAGCACAAGGACCACTTGGCCTG GGACCTGACGGTGTCGCGCCCGCTGGAGGTGGAGCTGCCACGCTCAATGGTTGAAGTCGTAATAAACTGGAACCAGCCTATGTCTCGCTGGCTGCACACCT ATGTGTTCCAGGCAGCTCTGACCCTTGGCACCTTCCCGGCCATCCTGGTGACCTATGTAGCCAGCGCCCTCCTTCAt GGCCTGAGTTTCCACCTGGCAGCCGTTCTGCTCAGCCTGGGCTTCATAACCTATGTGGAGCATG TCCTACGGAAGCGTCTGTCTGTCCTCCTTGATGCCTGCATCCTGTCCAAGCCCTGCCCCCGTGCCTGCAGCCACCAGCACCGCAAG gcaCTATGGGTACAGGCACTGAACCTGCTCTTTGGTGCTCTAGCTGTCTTCCACTTGGCCTACTTAGGCTGCCTCTTCGATATGGATGCCAATGATGCCATAGAGGAGCAG GGTTATGGGATGGCCTACACCATCGCCAAGTGGTCAGAGTTAAGCTGGGCCAGCCACTGGGTCACCTTTGCCTGCTGGGTCCTGTACCGCCTCATCAACTGA
- the PORCN gene encoding protein-serine O-palmitoleoyltransferase porcupine isoform X5, whose amino-acid sequence MEGPGSAQEFFGQLVGGCLMPTVWQGLEQLGGLVLLCAASRLLWHLPVGRGWKHAGTAASGFVALQGFFGLHVVWLVLLSLLCYLVLALARRGPRPCHGPCLATATLVYLLLGEMHMVDTVTWHKMRGAQMIVAMKAVSLAFDLDRGEIPALPSPLEFMGYIYFVGTVVFGPWLPFRSYTRAVDGPGLSLAWLWKVTWSFLLSLLCLLVSTCIAPYLFSYFVPLYGYHLLKSSRKKHKARSLAMRWLRAYESAVSFHFSNYFVAFLSEATATLAGTGFSEHKDHLAWDLTVSRPLEVELPRSMVEVVINWNQPMSRWLHTYVFQAALTLGTFPAILVTYVASALLHGLSFHLAAVLLSLGFITYVEHVLRKRLSVLLDACILSKPCPRACSHQHRKALWVQALNLLFGALAVFHLAYLGCLFDMDANDAIEEQGYGMAYTIAKWSELSWASHWVTFACWVLYRLIN is encoded by the exons ATGGAGGGGCCCGGCTCTGCCCAGGAGTTCTTTGGGCAGCTGGTGGGGGGCTGCCTGATGCCcacagtctggcaggggctggagcagctggggggacTCGTCCTACTCTGTGCTGCCTCTCGCCTCCTCTGGCACCTCC cgGTGGGGCGGGGATGGAAGCATGCTGGGACAGCAGCCAGCGGTTTTGTGGCGCTCCAGGGCTTCTTTGGGTTGCATGTGGTGTGGCTGGTGCTTCTGAGCCTGCTCTGCtacctggtgctggccctggcccggCGGGGCCCCCGTCCCTGCCATGGACCCTGCCTGGCCACCGCCACCCTCGTCTACCTGCTGCTGGG tgaGATGCACATGGTGGACACTGTCACCTGGCACAAGATGAGAG GGGCACAGATGATCGTGGCTATGAAAGCAGTGTCTCTGGCCTTCGACCTGGACCGCGGAGAGATCCCAGCACTACCATCACCCCTTGAATTCATGGGGTACATCTATTTTGTGGGCACCGTGGTCTTCGGGCCCTGGCTGCCCTTCCGTAGCTACACCCGTGCCGTGGATGGGCCGGGGCTG agcctggcctggctgtggAAGGTGACCTGGagcttcctcctttccctcctctgcctcctggTCTCCACCTGCATTGCCCCTTATCTCTTCTCCTACTTCGTGCCCCTCTACGGCTACCACCTGCTCAAGAG cagcaggaagaagcacaAAGCCAG GAGCCTGGCTATGAG GTGGCTGCGAGCCTATGAGAGTGCTGTGTCCTTCCACTTCAGCAACTACTTCGTGGCCTTCCTGTCTGAGGCCACAGCCACCCTCGCTGGCACTGGCTTTTCCGAGCACAAGGACCACTTGGCCTG GGACCTGACGGTGTCGCGCCCGCTGGAGGTGGAGCTGCCACGCTCAATGGTTGAAGTCGTAATAAACTGGAACCAGCCTATGTCTCGCTGGCTGCACACCT ATGTGTTCCAGGCAGCTCTGACCCTTGGCACCTTCCCGGCCATCCTGGTGACCTATGTAGCCAGCGCCCTCCTTCAt GGCCTGAGTTTCCACCTGGCAGCCGTTCTGCTCAGCCTGGGCTTCATAACCTATGTGGAGCATG TCCTACGGAAGCGTCTGTCTGTCCTCCTTGATGCCTGCATCCTGTCCAAGCCCTGCCCCCGTGCCTGCAGCCACCAGCACCGCAAG gcaCTATGGGTACAGGCACTGAACCTGCTCTTTGGTGCTCTAGCTGTCTTCCACTTGGCCTACTTAGGCTGCCTCTTCGATATGGATGCCAATGATGCCATAGAGGAGCAG GGTTATGGGATGGCCTACACCATCGCCAAGTGGTCAGAGTTAAGCTGGGCCAGCCACTGGGTCACCTTTGCCTGCTGGGTCCTGTACCGCCTCATCAACTGA
- the PORCN gene encoding protein-serine O-palmitoleoyltransferase porcupine isoform X4 has translation MHGARLHPATWERGYHEAAAHWLGTMEGPGSAQEFFGQLVGGCLMPTVWQGLEQLGGLVLLCAASRLLWHLPVGRGWKHAGTAASGFVALQGFFGLHVVWLVLLSLLCYLVLALARRGPRPCHGPCLATATLVYLLLGEMHMVDTVTWHKMRGAQMIVAMKAVSLAFDLDRGEIPALPSPLEFMGYIYFVGTVVFGPWLPFRSYTRAVDGPGLSLAWLWKVTWSFLLSLLCLLVSTCIAPYLFSYFVPLYGYHLLKRSLAMRWLRAYESAVSFHFSNYFVAFLSEATATLAGTGFSEHKDHLAWDLTVSRPLEVELPRSMVEVVINWNQPMSRWLHTYVFQAALTLGTFPAILVTYVASALLHGLSFHLAAVLLSLGFITYVEHVLRKRLSVLLDACILSKPCPRACSHQHRKALWVQALNLLFGALAVFHLAYLGCLFDMDANDAIEEQGYGMAYTIAKWSELSWASHWVTFACWVLYRLIN, from the exons ATGCACGGAGCCAGGCTCCACCCCGCTACTTGGGAGCGTGGCTATCATGAAGCCGCTGCCCACTGGCTTG ggaCGATGGAGGGGCCCGGCTCTGCCCAGGAGTTCTTTGGGCAGCTGGTGGGGGGCTGCCTGATGCCcacagtctggcaggggctggagcagctggggggacTCGTCCTACTCTGTGCTGCCTCTCGCCTCCTCTGGCACCTCC cgGTGGGGCGGGGATGGAAGCATGCTGGGACAGCAGCCAGCGGTTTTGTGGCGCTCCAGGGCTTCTTTGGGTTGCATGTGGTGTGGCTGGTGCTTCTGAGCCTGCTCTGCtacctggtgctggccctggcccggCGGGGCCCCCGTCCCTGCCATGGACCCTGCCTGGCCACCGCCACCCTCGTCTACCTGCTGCTGGG tgaGATGCACATGGTGGACACTGTCACCTGGCACAAGATGAGAG GGGCACAGATGATCGTGGCTATGAAAGCAGTGTCTCTGGCCTTCGACCTGGACCGCGGAGAGATCCCAGCACTACCATCACCCCTTGAATTCATGGGGTACATCTATTTTGTGGGCACCGTGGTCTTCGGGCCCTGGCTGCCCTTCCGTAGCTACACCCGTGCCGTGGATGGGCCGGGGCTG agcctggcctggctgtggAAGGTGACCTGGagcttcctcctttccctcctctgcctcctggTCTCCACCTGCATTGCCCCTTATCTCTTCTCCTACTTCGTGCCCCTCTACGGCTACCACCTGCTCAAGAG GAGCCTGGCTATGAG GTGGCTGCGAGCCTATGAGAGTGCTGTGTCCTTCCACTTCAGCAACTACTTCGTGGCCTTCCTGTCTGAGGCCACAGCCACCCTCGCTGGCACTGGCTTTTCCGAGCACAAGGACCACTTGGCCTG GGACCTGACGGTGTCGCGCCCGCTGGAGGTGGAGCTGCCACGCTCAATGGTTGAAGTCGTAATAAACTGGAACCAGCCTATGTCTCGCTGGCTGCACACCT ATGTGTTCCAGGCAGCTCTGACCCTTGGCACCTTCCCGGCCATCCTGGTGACCTATGTAGCCAGCGCCCTCCTTCAt GGCCTGAGTTTCCACCTGGCAGCCGTTCTGCTCAGCCTGGGCTTCATAACCTATGTGGAGCATG TCCTACGGAAGCGTCTGTCTGTCCTCCTTGATGCCTGCATCCTGTCCAAGCCCTGCCCCCGTGCCTGCAGCCACCAGCACCGCAAG gcaCTATGGGTACAGGCACTGAACCTGCTCTTTGGTGCTCTAGCTGTCTTCCACTTGGCCTACTTAGGCTGCCTCTTCGATATGGATGCCAATGATGCCATAGAGGAGCAG GGTTATGGGATGGCCTACACCATCGCCAAGTGGTCAGAGTTAAGCTGGGCCAGCCACTGGGTCACCTTTGCCTGCTGGGTCCTGTACCGCCTCATCAACTGA
- the PORCN gene encoding protein-serine O-palmitoleoyltransferase porcupine isoform X2 codes for MHGARLHPATWERGYHEAAAHWLGTMEGPGSAQEFFGQLVGGCLMPTVWQGLEQLGGLVLLCAASRLLWHLPVGRGWKHAGTAASGFVALQGFFGLHVVWLVLLSLLCYLVLALARRGPRPCHGPCLATATLVYLLLGEMHMVDTVTWHKMRGAQMIVAMKAVSLAFDLDRGEIPALPSPLEFMGYIYFVGTVVFGPWLPFRSYTRAVDGPGLSLAWLWKVTWSFLLSLLCLLVSTCIAPYLFSYFVPLYGYHLLKSRKKHKARSLAMRWLRAYESAVSFHFSNYFVAFLSEATATLAGTGFSEHKDHLAWDLTVSRPLEVELPRSMVEVVINWNQPMSRWLHTYVFQAALTLGTFPAILVTYVASALLHGLSFHLAAVLLSLGFITYVEHVLRKRLSVLLDACILSKPCPRACSHQHRKALWVQALNLLFGALAVFHLAYLGCLFDMDANDAIEEQGYGMAYTIAKWSELSWASHWVTFACWVLYRLIN; via the exons ATGCACGGAGCCAGGCTCCACCCCGCTACTTGGGAGCGTGGCTATCATGAAGCCGCTGCCCACTGGCTTG ggaCGATGGAGGGGCCCGGCTCTGCCCAGGAGTTCTTTGGGCAGCTGGTGGGGGGCTGCCTGATGCCcacagtctggcaggggctggagcagctggggggacTCGTCCTACTCTGTGCTGCCTCTCGCCTCCTCTGGCACCTCC cgGTGGGGCGGGGATGGAAGCATGCTGGGACAGCAGCCAGCGGTTTTGTGGCGCTCCAGGGCTTCTTTGGGTTGCATGTGGTGTGGCTGGTGCTTCTGAGCCTGCTCTGCtacctggtgctggccctggcccggCGGGGCCCCCGTCCCTGCCATGGACCCTGCCTGGCCACCGCCACCCTCGTCTACCTGCTGCTGGG tgaGATGCACATGGTGGACACTGTCACCTGGCACAAGATGAGAG GGGCACAGATGATCGTGGCTATGAAAGCAGTGTCTCTGGCCTTCGACCTGGACCGCGGAGAGATCCCAGCACTACCATCACCCCTTGAATTCATGGGGTACATCTATTTTGTGGGCACCGTGGTCTTCGGGCCCTGGCTGCCCTTCCGTAGCTACACCCGTGCCGTGGATGGGCCGGGGCTG agcctggcctggctgtggAAGGTGACCTGGagcttcctcctttccctcctctgcctcctggTCTCCACCTGCATTGCCCCTTATCTCTTCTCCTACTTCGTGCCCCTCTACGGCTACCACCTGCTCAAGAG caggaagaagcacaAAGCCAG GAGCCTGGCTATGAG GTGGCTGCGAGCCTATGAGAGTGCTGTGTCCTTCCACTTCAGCAACTACTTCGTGGCCTTCCTGTCTGAGGCCACAGCCACCCTCGCTGGCACTGGCTTTTCCGAGCACAAGGACCACTTGGCCTG GGACCTGACGGTGTCGCGCCCGCTGGAGGTGGAGCTGCCACGCTCAATGGTTGAAGTCGTAATAAACTGGAACCAGCCTATGTCTCGCTGGCTGCACACCT ATGTGTTCCAGGCAGCTCTGACCCTTGGCACCTTCCCGGCCATCCTGGTGACCTATGTAGCCAGCGCCCTCCTTCAt GGCCTGAGTTTCCACCTGGCAGCCGTTCTGCTCAGCCTGGGCTTCATAACCTATGTGGAGCATG TCCTACGGAAGCGTCTGTCTGTCCTCCTTGATGCCTGCATCCTGTCCAAGCCCTGCCCCCGTGCCTGCAGCCACCAGCACCGCAAG gcaCTATGGGTACAGGCACTGAACCTGCTCTTTGGTGCTCTAGCTGTCTTCCACTTGGCCTACTTAGGCTGCCTCTTCGATATGGATGCCAATGATGCCATAGAGGAGCAG GGTTATGGGATGGCCTACACCATCGCCAAGTGGTCAGAGTTAAGCTGGGCCAGCCACTGGGTCACCTTTGCCTGCTGGGTCCTGTACCGCCTCATCAACTGA